The genomic DNA ctcttgatttaatttagatacttttctaatataatacaaaataacaaaatttaaatcataattaatagcTTTGGATATGATCCAATTAGCCTTAGATCATCTTGAATTGAATTTGGCATTAGTAACGGgaaattagactaattatttcaaatattatgatttaattaattaattaattaattaattaaattcaaaatttgaattccTAAGTTCAAAATAAAGAGCGTTCTAATAAGACATCAGCAGGCTGTCGCGGGACCGATAATGGGTCCCAGATAATGAGCCGTTTcacctttctttctttttctctaaGATCTGTTTGTTTTACACTAAAAATAATCACTTCCTCCACTGTGTTTACTTCAAGTAACCAAACAGGGCAGAAGGATATTTTGAGTTCTCAAATTTCCCGCCCATATGGGGCCACGTGTCGGATGAAGCTCAGTTATCTTATTTTCTCAACTTCCGCAGTGCTATAAATTCAGGCATTCTCTCTTTCCTTCATCAAATTGCTTGCTATCTTaatacaacaacaaaaattCAGATAAGATCAGATCGTTAACTGCAAACAATGGAAGGATCAATGGAGGAATCCACCAAAGAACAATCTTCTGCACCGCCTGGTAAACTATGCTTTAAACCTCTATAATCATGAATAGAAATGACCGATTATTGATTGAATCGGTCCTTATCGTTCTGAATTTGCTTTGCAGTTAGCGCAGGGAAGACAACTACGAAACTTCGATATCCGCTGCGATCGGCAACTACGAAATCCAAGGAGGAGAAACCGTCAGTTACTGAATTGAACAAATCATCTGCTTCGAAGAGGTTCGATATCTCTTGATCTCCCTCTTTAAACTCGTTTTCAACTTGAATAGGCTGCCTGTTTCTGAAAATATACCTTATCTGAATTGTTGTtcattttgtaatatataacaattttgCTTGATTTCTATTTCATCACATTTGTTGGAGGAGTATTTGATGAAACATTCTGTAGAATCTCATATTGTCTAGTGTCAAGGCAATTTCCGATTAGGTTTTTCAATtgaatagttttattattattattattattcaggGGTAGACCACCATCCAGTGTAGCCAAAAGTGTGAGTGTCCTTGATCTATCTGGCAAGAACAGATCATCGGCTAAGCCTCCTAGAAGGCTCTCTGTTCCTTCAAAACCTACTCCCAGTTCTAATCCTAGACCAGTTGGTAACATTTCTCCCATCTCTGAGGCAAACAAGGCGAAAAGGCTGTTTGGTAGTCAAGGAAAAAACGGCACACCAGCTTCAGATTATTCCAGATCCTACTTAACAACAAGCAGGGGAAAGAATCTGTTATCATCAACCTCATATTGGCTATCACATATTAAGCAATCTGAATCTGCAGCCAAGCACAATATTTCACTTGGATTCTTTAAACTCGCACTAGAAGCTGGATGCGAGGTAGGTACTCTATACTTTTATATAACATTCAAATCCAAATATACATTTCTTGATTGATGATCACTCTTAAAATTACATGGCAGCCGATTCAGAAAATGAGAGATGAACTGAAATCCTATGCGCGTAGacataatattgttgttttggGAGAAGCTGTGGCAGCAACAGGGAAAGAGTTATTTGAAAGCTATAACATCTCAGAACACTTTGAGCAGTTACAGATGTCTGATACGAGTTCCCAAGTCCCTGAAGATGGAAGAAGTCGGTCATCTGATGATGATGTGAGGAGCTCTTCCTCCATTACTAGAGGAGGAGGAGCTCGAGAAGTAAAAACAAGATCTTTGAAAGCTCTTACTACTCCGACTTCTAAAGCAGCAGCAACAGCAGCTTCTTTAGCCATCATCCCACCATTATCAAACGAGACCAATAAGAAGGATAATAACCCTGGAACAAAGATGGCCACAAGGGTATCTTCTACTTCTTATTATAGGAAAGCAACATCAACAACTAACAAAACTGGTTCTGGTTCAGAAAGAGGAGGCAATTTAGATAAAAGTAGTAGTCAGATGAAGAAGAAGCCACGCAGGCAAGAGATGGAGAAAGGAGGAGCCAAGGAAGATAATGATAATAATGCAACTAATGAAAAAAAGggtatgttttatttatttagtagtATTATGATCCTgattcaatataataaaaaacttaattacccattattattttataggtGAAGTTGATGATAGCTCACCAACTAAGAAGGTCGATGTCCTGCTTCAAGAGAACAAAGAGAACCTGGTAAGAGAGTtgttgttcttcttcaaagCATTACTATTACAAAGATGAAGtgttttaataaatgatttatcaaTTTTGTTATGCAGGATGCTCTTCAGAAGATGGGAGAAATGAGTTTAACAACCACTATCCAAGTTTAAAcaggaagaaatccaagagtgcaGTTGAAAGTAAATGATGACTAAAGAgtgctttttttttttgaattattgtGTGGGTTGTTGTTGGAAGAAGAAACTGGTTATATGGTAAAAGTGTGAAATTTGaaagatttattttcttaatttgggatgtttttttttatatatatattataatggtCTTTTGTACTGTACTAAGTAGTACTTATCATTATCCTCAAACTCAATGGTTTATTGTGATTGAGTGGTTGATTGGGACAAATccttatatatacattatattgaaaataatatattttgtttttctttctttttagaAGTGTTAAAAAttgtgtattattttttttttttagagctCGATACTGGGTTCTCTTTATAGTATAGATCAAACGCAAGACTTTGTATTCGGAGGGAGGATGGACAAGTGTGGGTGGGGAAGGAATAACCAACTATATAGAAAAGGCATATagcatcatttattttaatttaaagaatcTAACTTTCTTTCTTCCTTACTTTATCCTCTCTAAAAGTATCTGATTCTTGAGGCCATTAACAAATCTtctacaacaaaataataataatttgaaattgaaaaaataaaaatcttgttattgaacaataataataatgtttatttcagACTGTGTCAGAGGTGCCTATCTGTCTGTCTCTCCCCCACTTACTGCAAAATGCAAATGGCCCTCAGGGACTCCAGTTGTTTTTCATAGTATGGGGATGGAGGTTTATCAAAAATAGAGTTTGATTCGTAGCCTTTTGgttaatttgacattttttcataaattgtcacatttttgtttgaaagaatAACAAGTAAAGGACTTGTTTGtgaagaattattattatatttgtgtaTTTCCTCCTATAAACAACTTCACTTCAAAGGCATGTTAGATCATTGATTTTACCTACCAAATGGGGgttattaattaagtttgacAATTGATGAATAAGAAgagatgaaggaaaggagataaATAGACAAGGAAAGAAAAGGGAGATGCTGATGCTTCTATTCCTATTCCTTATATAGTTATTCATATTCCTATTCTTCTATTCAAACTTTATTCAAAATGTTGCAGACTTAGCTTTTTGGTTTTACTAAAAGGGAAGAGGTCCCTCCAGATATATTTTCTAACTGTCTCAAACAAGcaatcttttcttcttctttctttctttctttctttctttctttctttcagaTTGATTAACTACTAggccaacaacaacaacagctttaaattctatttttataaatataacaatcACAAAACTTACCAAAACACATCATACTGTTCTAATCAAGACAATCTTACATGGGGTTAAAATTTAACAACTCAAGTGTCAAATGATTTTCATTCACATCAGACCCCCTATTTCATTCTCTCTAAGAatgcagttcagatcttctgctaccgattgccgtgttcccctgtggcgcaccaatcagattgcagcattattaatttaataataaataaatctgggcaggagacggagggagggagaatccggaatccgggtttaggcccgggttcacacaagacgccgttaacggaagcgcccgttaacgccaggaaataatataatattcagataatacccagataagatatcttcgctctgatctacacgcccgttgccatgatcctcatgtaaaccccgcatacccacccatgagaagaacgcctgccgttcatgaaaatacacttacacgtccatgtaaagaccgaattgacatgcatattatatttacgttttttaaatattagtttaatttattaaataatacaggcagcgatataatattcgcttcaattaattcaatcttttattttctcggattttatattttttttttatgtaattattttttacctcgagactctctggagcgaagatatatatgcttcaattaattttaataaaaacctcatgtaaaacccccctacccacccatgtgaagaccgcttgcctaccatgtaaagacacttacccgtttatgtgaaggccaaaatgacatggattttatatttccgtttattaaatattaattcaattaattgaggaTGACATGCAGcgaccgaacaaatcttcgcctcaattaccggcttgttttctttttccattttttttttatttcattttttttgccccgagactctctggagcgaagatatatttgcttccatTAAGTTTAATagaaacctcatgtaaaacccccctacccacccatgtaaagacctcttgcctaccatgtaaagacacttacccgtttatgtaaAGACCagaatgacatggattttatattcccgtttattaaatattaattcaattaattgaagatgacatgcagcaaccgaacaaatcttcgcttccattccttggccacattttttttttattccgtttattaataaatgttaatgtaattaatttaaattgaaaatcagtacacgaccaaatattcgcttgaattttgtttttcgagtagacgattgaaagcgaagatttcttattttccaataattttagcctgacgttcatgtaaaacaacCTCCCCTCACATGAGAAGCCAACTTGactgtcatgtaaattcacttacccgtgcatttacattccacgaataaatcttcgcttctatGAATACTATctcttttacatttatttttatcatttctttatgaatttacgatatcgaacgaatatttattcgcttccattactagttgatataatttcaatttcccgctacaagccgactatccctctatttcattttcataagcaactgttcatattcttctctctctatctcccggcgataatccaaacactgaa from Impatiens glandulifera chromosome 9, dImpGla2.1, whole genome shotgun sequence includes the following:
- the LOC124915113 gene encoding uncharacterized protein LOC124915113, whose protein sequence is MEGSMEESTKEQSSAPPVSAGKTTTKLRYPLRSATTKSKEEKPSVTELNKSSASKRGRPPSSVAKSVSVLDLSGKNRSSAKPPRRLSVPSKPTPSSNPRPVGNISPISEANKAKRLFGSQGKNGTPASDYSRSYLTTSRGKNLLSSTSYWLSHIKQSESAAKHNISLGFFKLALEAGCEPIQKMRDELKSYARRHNIVVLGEAVAATGKELFESYNISEHFEQLQMSDTSSQVPEDGRSRSSDDDVRSSSSITRGGGAREVKTRSLKALTTPTSKAAATAASLAIIPPLSNETNKKDNNPGTKMATRVSSTSYYRKATSTTNKTGSGSERGGNLDKSSSQMKKKPRRQEMEKGGAKEDNDNNATNEKKGEVDDSSPTKKVDVLLQENKENLDALQKMGEMSLTTTIQV